In Cervus elaphus chromosome 5, mCerEla1.1, whole genome shotgun sequence, the following proteins share a genomic window:
- the RPL27 gene encoding 60S ribosomal protein L27: MGKFMKPGKVVLVLAGRYSGRKAVIVKNIDDGTSDRPYSHALVAGIDRYPRKVTAAMGKKKIAKRSKIKSFVKVYNYNHLMPTRYSVDIPLDKTVVNKDVFRDPALKRKARREAKVKFEERYKTGKNKWFFQKLRF, translated from the exons ATGGGCAAGTTCATGAAACCCGGGAAGGTGGTGCTGGTCCTGGCCGGTCGCTACTCCGGACGCAAAGCGGTCATCGTGAAG AACATTGATGACGGCACCTCAGACCGACCCTACAGCCACGCTCTGGTGGCTGGAATTGATCGCTATCCCCGCAAAGTGACAGCTGCCATGGGCAAGAAGAAAATCGCCAAGAGGTCAAAGATCAAGTCTTTTGTGAAAGTTTATAATTATAATCACCTCATGCCCACAAG GTACTCCGTGGATATCCCCTTGGACAAAACTGTTGTCAACAAGGATGTCTTCAGAGACCCTGCTCTCAAACGCAAGGCCCGGCGAGAGGCAAAGGTCAAGTTTGAGGAGCG ATACAAGACGGGCAAGAACAAATGGTTCTTCCAGAAGCTGCGGTTTTAG